A genomic stretch from Lathyrus oleraceus cultivar Zhongwan6 chromosome 2, CAAS_Psat_ZW6_1.0, whole genome shotgun sequence includes:
- the LOC127117774 gene encoding aspartyl protease family protein 2, with the protein MIFKVFSILILLVLCSFAVEAISVNHNHNSLKKNGSSLAAIKFPEHPSFNVASSSEDTDCGFSNSDKFGTSMKPGEEDVEAFLDSNPQKKSVKLHLKHISMRNEIEPKRKSVIDYTVKDLTRIQTLHTRVIEKKNQNTVSRLQKANPKQSYKPAVAVAPVAAAAAAASPEYSTQLVATLGSGVSLGSGEYFMDVFIGTPPKHYSLILDTGSDLNWIQCVPCIACFEQTGPYYDPKESSSFENITCHDPRCKLVSSPDPPRPCKDENQTCPYFYWYGDSSNTTGDFASETFTVNLTTSEGNSEFKHVENVMFGCGHWNRGLFHGAAGLLGLGRGPLSFASQLRSIYGHSFSYCLVDRNSDSSVSSKLIFGEDKELLSHPNLNFTSFVGGEENSVDTFYYVGIKSVMVDGEALSIPEETWRLSEEGSGGTIIDSGTTLTYFAEPAYEIIKEAFMKKIKGYEIVEGFPPLKPCYNVSGIEKMELPDFGILFSDGAMWDFPVENYFIQIESDVVCLAILGTPRSALSIIGNYQQQNFHILYDMKKSRLGYAPMKCADV; encoded by the coding sequence ATGATTTTCAAggttttttctattttgattCTACTTGTGTTATGTTCTTTTGCTGTGGAAGCCATTTCTGTGAATCATAATCACAATAGTCTCAAGAAGAATGGATCTTCTCTTGCTGCTATAAAGTTTCCTGAACATCCAAGTTTCAATGTTGCTTCTTCTTCTGAGGACACTGATTGTGGTTTCTCAAATTCAGACAAATTTGGAACTTCAATGAAACCAggtgaagaagatgttgaggctTTTCTAGATTCAAATCCACAGAAGAAATCCGTGAAGCTTCATTTGAAGCACATATCAATGAGGAATGAAATTGAGCCAAAAAGAAAATCAGTGATTGATTACACAGTAAAGGATTTGACAAGAATTCAAACTCTTCACACAAGGGTCATTGAAAAGAAGAACCAAAACACAGTTTCAAGGCTGCAGAAAGCAAATCCAAAGCAGTCATACAAACCAGCAGTTGCTGTTGCTCCGGTCGCTGCGGCTGCGGCTGCGGCCTCGCCGGAATATTCGACTCAGCTTGTGGCAACTTTGGGATCAGGAGTGAGTCTTGGCTCTGGTGAGTATTTCATGGATGTGTTTATAGGTACACCCCCTAAGCATTATTCTCTAATACTTGATACTGGTAGTGACCTTAATTGGATTCAATGTGTTCCTTGCATTGCTTGTTTTGAACAAACTGGTCCATATTATGATCCTAAAGAATCTAGTTCTTTTGAGAATATAACCTGTCATGATCCTAGATGCAAACTAGTTTCATCACCAGATCCACCTAGGCCTTGTAAAGATGAGAATCAAACTTGTCCTTATTTCTATTGGTATGGTGATAGTTCCAACACAACCGGTGATTTCGCATCGGAAACTTTTACGGTTAATCTCACAACCAGTGAAGGAAATTCGGAGTTCAAACATGTCGAGAACGTGATGTTCGGTTGTGGTCATTGGAATAGAGGACTATTCCATGGTGCTGCTGGTTTGTTAGGGTTAGGGAGAGGACCTTTATCATTTGCTTCTCAGCTTCGGTCTATCTATGGTCATTCGTTTTCGTATTGTCTCGTCGATAGAAACAGCGACTCGAGTGTTAGTAGTAAGTTGATATTCGGCGAGGATAAGGAACTTCTTAGCCATCCGAATTTGAATTTCACTTCTTTCGTTGGTGGCGAAGAGAATTCGGTCGATACGTTTTACTACGTCGGGATAAAATCGGTTATGGTTGATGGCGAAGCGTTGAGTATACCAGAAGAAACTTGGCGATTATCAGAAGAAGGTTCTGGTGGTACTATAATTGATTCTGGAACAACTTTAACTTATTTTGCTGAACCTGCTTATGAGATTATCAAAGAAGCTTTTATGAAAAAGATTAAGGGGTATGAAATTGTTGAAGGCTTTCCTCCTCTAAAGCCATGTTATAATGTTTCAGGAATTGAGAAAATGGAGTTACCTGATTTTGGGATTTTGTTCTCAGATGGAGCAATGTGGGATTTTCCTGTTGAGAATTACTTTATACAGATTGAATCTGATGTTGTTTGTTTGGCTATTTTGGGGACTCCTAGGTCTGCTCTTTCAATTATTGGAAACTATCAGCAGCAAAATTTTCATATACTTTATGATATGAAGAAATCTAGACTCGGTTACGCACCGATGAAGTGCGCTGATGTTTAA